In the genome of Raphanus sativus cultivar WK10039 chromosome 4, ASM80110v3, whole genome shotgun sequence, one region contains:
- the LOC108833862 gene encoding uncharacterized protein LOC108833862, translated as MENMILVSGKWKVEKSKWLFEVDNDRGSIPVAGNEDTRFEDFVKTIFEDYGIDSAENDLELRYLFPRQNLHNKSINTPPVRVGNDRQFHAFLGLSKVQNVQLCVEFKVKKIVAEGAVKDQKQPIQGDDSSCEDEEDTDEEGDRFDYCDDSDGATSDDENFTTYGLPLNHVEEVHGSSTKLIYGRKTEERESPMSLSDLRSFKFDMGQSYNSKDALETHLKIFSVVNNFDFDVIASTRKLLFVKCWLKGCTWKLRATPIGNSFKFTVRVYVDDHTCSITERSSRSRQATPEILGLLYKNYIGGVDPSILPRHVSDAMKMSFGIKMDYWKSHRTLIVARELVMGSSESGYEELPTYLHMIRMSNPGTLTQLEVDTSNRFKYLFLAFSASIAGFPYMRKVVVVDGTFLQGKYKRTLLIATSQDGNFQIFPIAFTVVDTENDESWTWFFRQLSRVIPDDEGLALISDRHKSIGKAIAVVYPLASRGICTYHLYKNILLRYKGRDLFGLVKKAAYSFRLTDFQATFETIKELNPALHAYLERADVHMWARAHFRGDRYNLLTSNIAESINRALSGARSLPIVHLLESIRLMMTRWFAKRKHDAELMKTSLTRGVEKVLEGRMPIANLLKVQAIDIHQSQVTGVSSLHVVNLSEKKCSCCRFDLEKLPCAHAIAAAEARKISCISLCHHYYRKQYLYNAYNTAVMSKDDVVPIPEEVAKKICLPPAGRQPPGRPKKSRHKSILEKVAVKKRPQKEHTCRICNQTGHNSTTCPLN; from the exons ATGGAAAACATGATTCTTGTCTCTGGGAAGTGGAAAGTTGAAAAATCTAAGTGGTTATTTGAGGTAGATAATGATCGAGGAAGCATACCAGTTGCTGGCAATGAGGACACTCGATTTGAGGATTTTGTGAAAACCATATTTGAGGATTATGGAATTGATTCTGCAGAAAACGACTTGGAACTGAGGTATCTTTTTCCGAGGCAGAATCTACACAATAAAAGCATCAATACACCACCTGTGAGAGTAGGAAACGATAGGCAGTTTCATGCATTCTTGGGTCTTTCCAAAGTGCAGAACGTTCAGCTATGTGTAGAgtttaaagtgaaaaaaattgTTGCAGAAGGAGCTGTGAAAGATCAGAAACAACCCATACAAGGAGATGACTCGTCGTGTGAAGACGAAGAAGATACAGACGAAGAGGGTGATCGATTCGATTACTGCGATGATTCTGATGGCGCAACATCTGATGATGAAAACTTTACTACATATGGGCTTCCACTAAACCATGTAGAAGAGGTTCATGGATCTTCTACAAAGTTGATTTATGGAAGAAAGACAGAAGAAAGAGAGTCTCCAATGAGTTTGTCCGATTTGCGCTCATTCAAATTTGACATGGGGCAGAGTTACAATTCGAAAGATGCATTGGAGACACATCTGAAGATTTTTTCCGTTGTCAACAACTTTGATTTTGATGTCATTGCATCAACGCGGAAACTACTGTTTGTAAAATGTTGGCTAAAAGGATGTACATGGAAGCTAAGAGCTACGCCAATAGGTAACTCTTTCAAGTTTACAGTCCGAGTATATGTAGATGACCATACCTGCTCCATAACAGAACGCTCATCTCGTTCCCGACAAGCTACTCCCGAGATTCTTGGACTCTTGTACAAAAACTATATTGGTGGGGTTGATCCATCTATTTTGCCACGTCATGTTTCTGATGCTATGAAGATGAGCTTCGGAATCAAG ATGGATTACTGGAAATCTCATCGTACACTTATTGTTGCTAGAGAGCTCGTAATGGGTTCTTCAGAGAGTGGATATGAAGAATTACCTACTTACCTGCACATGATTAGAATGTCGAATCCAGGGACTTTAACTCAACTGGAAGTTGATACAAGCAATAGATTTAAGTACTTATTTCTTGCATTCAGCGCTAGCATTGCTGGCTTTCCATATATGAGGAAGGTTGTGGTGGTTGATGGGACGTTTTTGCAAGGGAAATACAAAAGAACACTTCTGATTGCAACCTCACAGGAtggtaattttcaaatatttccaATTGCGTTTACTGTGGTTGACACAGAGAATGATGAATCATGGACATGGTTTTTCCGCCAACTCAGTCGTGTGATCCCTGATGATGAAGGATTGGCATTAATCTCTGACAGGCACAAGTCAATTGGGAAAGCTATTGCAGTGGTCTATCCATTGGCAAGCAGAGGAATTTGCACGTACCACTTATATAAGAACATCTTGTTACGATACAAAGGGCGTGATTTGTTTGGTTTGGTCAAAAAAGCTGCCTACTCTTTTAGGTTGACTGATTTTCAAGCAACCTTCGAGACAATCAAAGAGTTAAACCCAGCTTTGCATGCATATCTGGAACGTGCTGATGTACATATGTGGGCACGAGCTCATTTTAGAGGTGATAGATATAACCTCCTAACAAGTAACATAGCTGAATCCATAAACAGAGCTTTGTCTGGTGCTAGAAGCTTGCCAATTGTTCACCTTCTAGAGTCGATCCGATTAATGATGACACGCTGGtttgcaaaaagaaaacatgatgcTGAGTTGATGAAAACCTCTCTTACTCGTGGTGTAGAGAAGGTGTTGGAG GGTCGGATGCCTATTGCTAATCTACTAAAGGTTCAAGCAATAGACATTCATCAGTCACAAGTGACAGGAGTCTCGTCTTTACATGTTGTAAATCTAAGCGAGAAGAAATGTTCATGCTGTAGATTTGATTTGGAGAAGCTACCATGTGCTCATGCTATAGCTGCTGCGGAAGCTAGAAAGATATCATGTATATCACTTTGTCATCATTACTATCGGAAGCAATACTTGTACAACGCGTATAACACTGCTGTTATGTCCAAAGATGATGTCGTTCCAATTCCAGAAGAGGTTGCCAAGAAGATATGTTTACCACCTGCGGGCCGCCAACCACCAGGAAGACCAAAAAAATCAAGGCATAAATCTATATTAGAGAAAGTTGCAGTCAAGAAGCGGCCACAGAAGGAACACACATGTAGAATTTGTAACCAGACGGGTCATAATTCTACAACATGTCCTCTAAACTGA